The genomic region CTGGCGTGGTCTCGCGGGTGACGGCCGCAGGAAGTGCGGGTGGCGGGGACACCGAACCGGACAGCACGGAGCCGGCTCCTGATGGTGATGGTGATGGGACTGCAGACGGGACGGACGACTCGAGCGGGACGCCCGGATTCGGCCCGCTGGCGGCGCTGGCGGGGCTTGGAATCGGCGGATACGCGGCTCGAGAACTCAGTCGTCGTCGCTGAGCGCGCCGACCGGAGCGTCCGATGGGAGTTCCTCCGCGACGCCCTCGGGAATCTCGTCGGGCATCTCACCCATCTTCGCGAACTTCGCGATCGGCGGTGCGTCGGCCCCGAAATCGGGGTCGAACAGCTGGAGTGCGGTGTTGATGGTCGTCCAGTCGTCCTCGGCGGCGGCCTCGCGCAGGCTCTTGGTCGGGGCGGAGAGCAACTGGCCGACGAGCGAGTCCGCCATCGATTCGAGCACCTCGCGCTCCTCCTCGTCGAGGTCGAGCTTCGACAGCGCCGTCTCGACCTCGCGCTGTTTCATGCGGTCGGCGGACTCGTACATCGCGGCGATGACCTCGTCGGCGCGTTTTCGCTTGTACTGGTCGAGCAGCAGGTCGAACTCCTCGTCGATGAGCGCCTCGACGGCCTCGGCGGCCTCGCGGCGCTGTTCGCGCGTCTCCTCGGTGACGTCCTCCAGCGTGTCGAGGTCGTACACTGTCACGTGGTCGAGGTCGCGGGCCTCTGTCGCCACGTCCCGGGGTTGCGCGAGGTCGACCACGACGTGGTCGTTCCCGTCGTCGAGGTCGGCTGCGGTGAGAACCGGGTCGTCGCTCCCGGTCGCCGTGACGACCACGTCTGCACGGTCGACGACGGTCGTGAGCGCGGCCAGCGTGACCGCCTCGGTGTCGATGTCAACCTGCTCGGCGAGGTGTTCGGCGTGTGGGAGCGTGCGGTTCGCGACCACGAGGTCGGTGACGCCGCGGTCCGCGAGGGCGCGGGCGGCCAGCGTGGCCATCTCGCCTGCGCCGACGACCAGTGCGGTCGCGCCGTCGAGGTCTCGCTTCGTGGCGACGAGTTCGGCGGCGGCCGAGCCCAGCGAGACGACGCCCTCGTTGATGTCGGTCTCGGTGCGGACGCGCTCGCCCACGTGGATGGCCTTCAGCACCGCGTCGTCGAGCATCTGGCCGATGCCGTCCTCGGCGCGCGAATCCTCGTAGGCGGTCCGGACCTGCCCGAGGATCTGGTCCTCGCCCAGGACGAGCGAGTCCAGGCCGGCAGCGACCCGGAGCAGGTGGCGCAGGCTCTCCTCGTGGCCCATGTACTCGACCACGTCGTCCGGCACGTCGTTCGCGTAGTCGGTGACGACGGCCCGCCCGGTGACGGGGTCGTCGGTGACGACGTACGCCTCGGCACGGTTGCACGTCTGGAGGCAGTACGCCTCTCTGACACCGTCACGGGCGCGGAGCGTGGCGACCACGGCTCGCTGTGACTCGCCGCTTGCGGCCGCGATGTCGTCGACGCTGGCCGTTGAGTGCGAGACACGTACGCCGGTGATGACGCCTGTTCCTGCGTTCATTTCTCGGTGAGTGCGCGGTCCCGAAGGACCTCACGCGCTATCTGACGGGGCTTGGTGTTACCAGTACGTAAAACTGTCCAAACGTCATCCTGTCTGACGACGTCCCGCACGATGGCCCGGCGTTCGGCCGGGTCCACGCCCCGTGACTGAAGTTCGTCGCGCAGGTAGCCAGTCAACTCGGCCATGGCACCTGCGCCGGCCAGTTCGTCCTCGAGTCGCTCACGGAGGTACTTCGAGAGGGCGGGCGACGCGCCACCGGTCGAGATGGAGACGACGACCGGGTCGTCACGCACCGTCGCCGGAACGACGACGCTCCCGCGCTCCCTGCTCCCGTGAATATCGGTCCGGTTGACGAGCACGTCTCGTGCCCTGGCTTCGTGCTCGATAGCGGCGTTCAACTCCCCGTCGTCGGTCGCCGCGACCACGAGCATCGGGTCCAGCCGGTCCAGCCAGTCGGGCACGTCCTCGGGGTCGAGGGTGGCTTCGACCAGCTCGGCACCGCCGAAGTCGGCGTCGGCGAAGTCGGGACTGACGACGACGACGCGCGCCTCGCGGGCGAACCGGCGGGCCTTGCGGGCCCCGACCCGGCCGCCACCGACGACGAGGACCGTCTCACCCTCGAAATCGTGGAGTAGCGGTATCATGTGTCCCTCCGTTGGTGGTCGAACGACACTGTCTCGTGCTGTGGATTGGACGAGATGCATAAAAGGGTAGCGTCCACTCTCACCGCGCTGGAACGGTCCCCGACACGTTCGGGGGGCTGGCTGTCGACGCCGGCGGCGGTCACTCGGACTCCGTGTTCGCCTCGGCGCGCTCGGCCATCCGGATGCCCGTCTTCTTCAGGATGCGCGTCGAGAACAGCGAGTCCCAGTCGTCCTCGCCCACGTCCCAGAACTCGCTCATCTTCTCGCGCACCTGCTCGATGCGCTGCTGGCTCTCTTCTTCGGACCTGCCGTGGGTCATCGCGAAGAAGTTGTACGGCCAGACGCCGTCGTGGCGAGGGCGCTCGTAACAGTGCGTGACGAACTCCAGGCCCGCTATCTCGGGGCCGACCTCGTCGACCAGATCGTCCGGGACGTTCCAGACGGTCATCCCGTTCTCCGTGTACCCGAGCGCGTAGTGGTTCGGGATGACGCCGATGCGGCGGATCTTCCCCTCGCGCTCGAACCGGCGGATGGTCGAGAGCACCCAGTCGAGGTCGGCGTCGATGGCCTCGGCCACGTCGCTGTACGGCGTCGCCGTAACTTCGAACCCGTCCTGTATCTCGAGGACGAGGTCGCGCTCCTGTGGCGTGAGCGTGTTCCGCCCGGACGGTTCCTCGTTCGGGCCCAGGCCGGTGAGGTCGACCGACCCGCCCTCGATGACGGCGTCGACGTAGAACTTCGCCTCGACGCGGAACTCCTGCTGTTTCGGCAGGTTGTACGTCCGCTGGCCCGTCTCCTCCTCGATCTCGGCGAGCACCTCGTCCACGCGGTCCGCGTCCGCCACGCTGACGACGAACCACATGTTCAGGTGTGGATGCTCGCGCTCGTAGTTGTGTGCCACCTCGCGGTGGGCGTTGACCTGCTCGGCGACCTCGTCGAAGCGGTCCTCGGGGGCGTGCATGGCCACGAGCGTGGCCGTCCCCCCGATCTGCTGTGCGTTGATGAGCGGCCCGAACCGGGTGAGCACGCCCTCCTCGTCGAGTCGGCGCACCCGCTCGACGAGTTCGCCCTCCGTCAGTTCGATGCCGCGGTCGCGGAGTGCCGCCGCTGCGGGGTCGAAAGGTCGCGCCACCACCGGGAACCCACCCTGGAACGCGTTGACGATGGCGCGGTCTGTGCTATCCATCTCGTAATCGACCGCCCTTCCCATGCCCCGTGCTCGGTGTCGGGTAGACATAAGGACCTCGGCCTCGGTCGAAGCAGGCGAGAACCCCGAGAACAGCAGTCAGTCGCCGCGAACGCCGATGAACACGTCCACCGAGCCCCCGGCTCAGTCCCCACGGACGCCGATGGACTGCGTCCACCGAGCCCCCGGCTCAGTCGCCGCGGACGCTGAGAGGCATGGCCTCTCAAGCCCCCGGCTCAAGAGCCGAGGACGCCCGTCACGTCGTACCCCAGCTCCTCGATGTCGGCGAGGATGGCCTCGTGGTCCGCCGTCGCCTCGTAGTAGATGACGACGTCGAAGCTGCCGTTGCGCAGGAGCTGTTGGCACTCCCAGACGAACTCCTCGCCGTCGAGGGTGAGTCCCTGGTGCTGGTTCGAGGAGAAGTCCGGGTCGTCGTTGCCGGAGTTGACGTACACGTCCTTCGGGTCGTGCCCGGCGTGTTCGGCGATGATGTCGCCCACGTCCAGGGTCGCCTGCATCATCTGGACGTCCTCCTGTCCGGCGTACTCGGTGTGGACGATCGCCCCGTTGAGCTGGATGTCGCCCGGTTCGAGCAGAGCCTTCGTGCGGCGCTTCAGGTCGTCGTCGATGGTGTCGGCCATGCGCGGGACTCTGCTCGCCCCACAGTTAGCACTCACGGTCCGGTTCCGTCGCCGCCCTCGGCGGCCGGTTACAGGGGACGACGAACCCGTAACACAAGACACATTAGCGCCTTCGGTGTTAGCATCAGCAAATGCGCTCGTGGCTCAAGCGACAGTGGCGTGCCGGCTACGAGCGACTGCTGCGTCGCGAGATATCCGGCACCCCGACCCACGTGGCGGTCATCCAGGACGGGAACCGCCGGTACGCCCGGGAACAGGGTGGTGACGCACCCGACGGACACCGCGAGGGTGCCCAGACGACCGAGCAGGTGCTCCAGTGGTGTCAGGACCTCGACATCGAGGAGCTCACCCTCTATGCCTTCTCGACCGAGAACTTCGAGCGCCCACAGGAGGAACTCGACCCGCTGTTCGACCTCCTCGCGCGCAAACTCCGCGAGTTCGCGGACAACGAGAAGGTCCACGAGAACGAGGTCCGTATCCGGGCCATCGGCGACGTGTCGATGCTGCCCGAGCGCGTCCGGTCCGCGGTCCGGTACGCCGACGAGCGAACCCGCGACTACGACCGGTTCGTGCTGAACATCGCGCTGGCCTACGGCGGCCGGAACGAACTCCTGTCGGCCGCGCGGACCGTCGGCGAGTCCGTCGAGGCGGGCGACCTCGACCCCGCGGACATCGACGTGGGAACCATCGAGGACCGGCTGTACGGTCGGTCGGTGCGGGACGTGGACCTCATCATCCGGACCGGCGGCGACGAGCGCACCTCGAACTTCCTGCCGTGGCACGCCAACGGGAACGAGGCCGCGGTGTTCTTCTGTGCGCCGTACTGGCCGGAGTTCTCGAAGGTGGACTTCCTCCGGGCCATCCGGACCTACGAGAACCGCGAGCAGTCGTGGCGACAGACCCGTGCCCGGCGCGCGCTGGCCCTGCTCCGGGCCTTCGGGACCGCCGAACTGGAGGAGGCCCGGACCGTCGTCGACCGGTTCCGTGACTCGCTCTCGGGCGAGGAGCGCGACGAGGCGAACCGGGTCGCCGAGGAGCCACAGCCGGCCGACTGACCAACGCACCCCCTTCCGGTCAGGACCGTTCTGTCTGAGCACAAGCCACTAACGACCCGTTCGGGTCACCAGCCCGACGAGAGCGTTAATCTCGCCGGCACCGTCTGGTAACGTATGGCAGAGAGCGTACCCGGCCAGGACGACCAGCTGGAGACCCGGACCATCCTGGGTCAGCCCGCGCACGTCTGGCAGACACCCGACGAGATATTCATCGAGTGGCGACCGACCCGCCCCTCCTACTTCCGCGTCGCCGAGGGCGACATCGTCAAGGACGCCGACCGGGACGTGGAATCGCCGCTCATCAAGCAGTGGGCCGTCACCGACATCACCCCGGACCGGGTCGTCGCGGAACGTACCCGTGACGGCGACGTCGACATCCGCGAGTGGGACCGCGAGGAGTTCGAGCGCAAGCTCGTGAACCAGACCTACGCGACGAACCTCACCGACTTCGAGCGGGTGACCGTCCACCAGTTCGGCCACTGGGGGCTCGAGGAGGCCGAGCACAGCGAACACACCTACGTCGGTGAGCCCTACGTCATGGTCCTCGCGTACGGGAACAACGGCGAGAAGTACGGCCGGCGCTACCACTTCGTCACGCGCGAGAACGACACCGACCTGACCCTCTGGCGGCAGGACCTCGCGATCAGCAAGCTCCCCGCCGAACGCGAGGCGACGCTCGACAAGCGTGTCACCAGCGCGCTCGAAGCCGAGGGCTACCGGGTCGTCGAATAGCCCCCTTCTACCGGGTTGTGGAATATCCCCCTTCTACCGGCCGAACCGTCGGTTCCGGTCCTGGTACTCCAGGAGCGCCCGCAGGAAGTCCCGTCGTCGGAAGTCCCGCCAGTTCACGTCGGTGAAGTAGAGTTCGGAGTAGACCGACTGCCAGATCATGAAATCGGAGAGTCGCTCGGCACCGGTCTTGATGACGAGGTCCGGCTCCGCGGGGAACACCAGCCGCTCCTCGATGTCCGACTCGTCGATGTCCGCGGGGTCGAGGTCGCCCTCGGCCACCTCGCTGGCGACGTTCCTGACCGCGTTCGTGAACTCGTGTTTGCCGCCGAGGCCGATACCCACCTGGATGGGCGCGTCGGCGCGTTCGCCGTCCTCCGGGCCGCGGACCGCCACCTCGGCCGGCGCGTCTATCTGGTCGAACTGGCGGGCCAGCGTCGGGGCCGCGGCCGCGTCGAGGACGCTCACGTAGACGGTGATGCGCTCGGCACCGAACTCGAACGCCCACCTGAAGAAGCGAGACAGCGTCTCGTAGGCACCCTGTTCGAGCAGGTCGCGCTCCGTGATGACGAGGGCGACGTGCTCTGGCAACGGGGTGTCGTCCATGCGGACACGCATCGCGAGATAGCTGTCGTACAGTCCCACACGCACGGTTTGCGGCCACTGGCCCCTGAACCTGTCGTCTCGCGGCCGACCAATGGCTTCGGAATTGGTAAGTAACCGCCGGGAAAAGGGGGACTCGCGTGACTACAGCAGTCCGGAGAGCAGGTGCCTTCGCGGCCGTCGGGACGCTCGTGCTGGTACTCCCCGCATACGGGGTGGCCGCCGCCGCGCCGCTTGCCCTCGCCGCACTCGTAGGGGCAGCGTTCGTCACCGACGGGCCGCTGTTCGAGCTGTTCGCCAGACCCGGCGACCGCGAGGAGAACCGTCTGTACGGTCTCCTCGGGTTCGTCCTCTCTCTCACCGGTCTCGGTCTCCTCACCACTGCCTCCATCCTGACGACCGGCGACGTCCCGGAGCTCCCGCTGTACGTGTACGTCGGGACGGTCCTGCTGCTCGTCTACGGCAACCTCTGTTCCGAGCTGGTCAAACGGTATCGGCGCGGCCCGTTCGCCGCCAGCACCGGCTTCATGGCTGGCGGGTTCGTCGCCAGCGTCGCCGGGCAAGCCATCACCATCTGGCTGACGACCGGCACCATCCCGACCGACGTACTGCCGAAACTCGCCTTCCTCGCCGCGAGCGGGGCGTTCCTCGGCGCGTTGCTGCGAGCGCTCCTGTTCGAACGAGACGACTCGCTCGTCCTCTTCTCGGTCGGCCTGCTCCTCTGGCTGCTCTCCGAACTCGCCCCGCAGGTTCACTATCAAGACGTCGCCGCCGCCATCCTCGTGACACTCGCCCTCGGATACGTCTCCTATGCGCTCCAGACCGCCTCGGTCGAGGGGATGCTCACCGGCATCCTGCTCTCGGTCCTCACCATCGTCCTTGGCGGCCTCGGCTGGTTCTCGCTGCTCATCACCTTCTTCGGCGTCGGCGCACTCGCCACCAAGTTCAGATACGACATCAAGAAAGACCGCGGTGTCGCCGAGGAGAACGACGGCGCTCGTGGCACGGGGAACGTCCTCGGGAACGCCGCGGTCGCCCTCGCGTCCGTCCTCGGGTTCGCCGCGGCGACCGTCGAGCTCCTCCCGGTGGACGCGACCTACTTCCTGTTCGCGTTCGCCGGCTCGCTCTCGACCGCACTCAGTGATACGCTCTCCAGCGAGGTCGGCGCGATCTTCGACGACCCGCGCCTCGTCACGACCTGGCAGCGCGTCGAACCGGGCACCGACGGCGCGGTCACCTGGCAGGGCGAACTCGCGGGCATCGCCGGCGCGCTCGCCATGGGTATCATCGCAATCGCGGTGTTCCCGGGCGTCGACCCGAGCATGACCGTCACCCCGACCGGCGGCGGCATCGTCCTGCTCGCCGGCGTTGCGGGCATGACCGTCGACAGCCTCCTCGGTGCGACCATCGAGGGCGCGGTCGTCGGGAACCAGGGTGTGAACTTCCTCGCGACGCTCTCGGGAGCCATCGTCGCGGTCGCCGCGTTCGTCCTCGTGCTGTGACCGACGTGATTCGCGCCGCGGAACCGAGAGACCTCCCTTCGATTCGAGCCCTCCAGACGTGTCTCCACGAACCCGCATCCGACCTCTTCTCCGACATGCCACCGGGCGTGACGCTGGTGTCGGAAGCGGACGGGCTCGTGGTTGGGTACATCCACGCCTTCACCGGCGAGCCCGCCTTCGCGACCGAGTTGGCGGTCGCTCCCTCACACCGGCGCGAGGGACGGGGCAGACGCCTGTTCCAGGCGCTGTTCGTCCACCTCCAGCGCGCGGGCTGTCAGGCCGTGACGCTGACGGTCCAGCCGGAGAACGAGGGTGCCCGAGACCTGTACGAGGAACTCGGGTTCGTGGTGGAGACGCGGCTGCCCGGCTACTTCGAGGACGGTGGAGACGCCCTGCGATTGCGGCGACCGCTGTAGGCAGCAACCGGTTTTACTACGACGCGCCGCGACGGGTCGAGCAGACCTCGAATGGCCCCCGACGTGTCCCTCACCCGTGACGTCACCTTCCGCGAGACGGACGCCGGTTCGCTCCCCCTCGATGTGTACGAACCGGCCGACGGAACGGACCGCCCCGCAATCCTGTTCCTCTACGGCGGCGAGTGGCGTGGCGGACAGAAGGGCCGCTTCGCCCGGTGGGCCGTCTCCTTCGCCGACCGCGGCTACGTCTGCATCGAACCGACCTACCGGCTGGCCGACGAGACGACCCTCCAGGGGATGGTGACCGACGTGAAGACCGCCATCGCCTGGGTCCGCGCGAACGCGTCGGACTGGGGTGTCGACCCGGACCGAATCGCGGTCGCCGGGCACTCCGCGGGTGCCCACCTCGCCGTGCTCGCGGCGACGACCCCGGACCGAGACGAGACGGCCCCGGACGGTGTCGAGGCGTCCCCGGAGGTGGCCGCAGCTCTCGGTTTCAGTGGTGTGTACGACCTCCGGGGCGGCACCGAAGCGTCGGAGGGTGGAGGTGACGACGGCCTCGACATCATCGGTGGAAAGGGCAGTGCACGCGAGCGTCGGGCAGCAGCGGTCTCACCGGTCGTCCACGTCGGTCCGGAAACTCCGCCGACCTTCCTCGCCCACGCCCGCGACGACGGAATCGTCCCGGTCGCTGCCTCCGAGCAGCTGGTGGGGGTACTACAGAAGGAGGGTGGGCAGGTTACGACGTTCTTCCCGGAGACCGGCGGCCACGAGTTCCTGTTCAGCACGTGGTCGGTCGCGGAGACGATGGACCGGACCGCCGACTTTCTCGAAACCAGTCTCTGAGCCCTATTTCGAGCCGGTTCGGGTCCGTCTGTTGCCCGTCGCGATGAGCGCGAGTCCGACGATGAGGAGCGTGACTGCGGCAGGGGCTGTCCGGTCGCCGAAGACCCCGCCGTCCCACAGCATCACTGCGGCACCGAGCGCGAGCAACAGTCCGAGCCAGAACGTCCAGTGTTGGCCCATACCTATCTCTTGGTCGTCTGAGGCGATAGCTTTCTCCACCGTCGCTCGTGAGCAACCGGTGAACGCCAAAAACCGAAGTCCGAGACGGTAAAAGATGAGATGGACCGGCTATTTTGGCCCCGTTACTGTTCGCCGAGCAACTGGTCGCCCGTCCGGATCCGCACCGTGGTCGGTCGCTTCACGAACTCGCCGAACTCCCGGGCGACGACGTGGTCGACCCCGCGCTGGGCGGCCACGTCGAGAACCCGCTGGGAGAGTTCGCCGTCGAGGACGACCGCGTGGGGTACCTCGTCGGCGTCGCGGACGAGCTCGAACGCTTCCTCGGCGTCGTCGGCCGCGAGCACGTCCCACTCGTCGTCCAGCAGCCGGACCTCGCCGCTGGCGTCGCCGAGGACCGCCGCGACGTGCCCACGGAGGGTCTCGACGCCCGCGGGGTCGTCGGCGGGCTCGGCATCTGTTTCCGCGGACTCTGCGGTGGCCGACTGGGCAGCCTCCGTCTCGGCCGAACCAGCCGATGTCGCGTTCTCTGCTTCGGCAGCCGTCGTCGCGGTCGCGGCTTCGTTCGCCGCCTCTCCGCCGGTCGTGACGGCCGTCGCCTCGGCGGCGGCTGCCTCGGCGGTGGCCGCACCGTCGCCCGCGCTCGCGGGCTCGTCGGGGGATTCAGGGGTCGCCGTGTCACTGCTCTCCTGTTCGGGTGCGGGGACCGTGCTCCCGTCGGTCGCCGCGATGGCGACGTGCGGGTCGCTCTTCTCCGCGACGACCTCGAAGGGGACCTTCTCGCGCAGCGCCTCGAACACCTCGTGGTGGAGCATGTCCTCGACGGACTTGCCCTCGGGCGCGAAGGCGACGTAGTCGACCTCAGCGACCTGCGAGAGTTCCTTGAGGATGAGGTCGCCGCCGCGGTCGCCGTCGAGGAAGGCCGTGACGGTCTTCTCCTGGGTCAGGTCCGCCACCGCCTCGGGGACGTTCGTCCCTTCGACGGCGATGGCGTTCTTGATGCCGTATTTCAGGAGCTGGAGCACGTCGGCGCGCCCCTCGACGACGACGATGGCGTCGCTGTCCTCGACGCGAGGGCCAGCGGGGAGCCCGTCGTACTCAGTGATATCCTCGACGCGGACGTGCTGGCGCACCTCGCGAAGGATCTCCTCGGAGGACATGATGGAGTCGTCGAATGAGGTCGCCAGGAGCTCCTTGGCGCGTTCGACCACCTCGCGGCGCTTGGCCGCGCGGACGTCCTCGATGTCCGTTACTTCGAGCCGGGCGGCACAGGGACCGACCCGTGTGATGGTTTCGAGCGCCGCCGCCAGGGTGGCGGTCGCGACCTTATCGATGCTGGTGGCGATCGTGACCTCGCCGAACGAGCGCCCGGCTTCGGACTGGATCTCGACGTCGATACGCCCGACCTTCGAGGACTGCTGGAGGTCTCGGAGGTCGAGTTCGTCGCCGAGGAGGCCCTCCGTCTGGCCGAATATCGCACCGACGACGTCGCTGCGTTCGACCACCCCGTCGGCCGTGATGTTCGCGTGAATGAGGTATTTGGATGTATCGTCCATTGATGAATCTGCCCCGTCGTGGGGGCGAATGCTGATAACGCCATGATTGTACTCATGGGCTGCACCACTCTCTAGGGGTTCGTCGCGGATACTTGTTGTTATCGCCGTAGGAAACGAGAAACGGGGCCGCGAACGCTGTGATTCCAAAGAGCTGTCACTCGGTTTACCTTACAGCTTCCCGTCGCGGACGTACCAGACGGCGACGACCAGGGTGAGGACGAGCAGGCCACCGGCGAAGAAGAGCGCACCCGGCGGGATGGACGAGAGCGCCGCGTCGGCACCGGCAGCGGCGGCCTCCGTCGCGGTCTGGGTAGTCTCGACGCCCCCGTCCGTCGCGGTCTGCATGCTCTCGGCGGTCGGCTGGGCGGTGGCTGCCTCGGTCGCGACCTGGGTCTGCGTCTCCGTCGCAATCGGCTCTTCGGTGCCCGTTGCCTGGGGTGTCGCGGTACTCGTCGCCTGCGCCGCCTCGGTACTCGTTGCCTGCGCCGCTTCGGTACTCGTCTCCGTCGCGTCCTGGACGGAGACAGCGCCGCCCCCATCGCCGCCCGCTTCAGTGGCAGTCGCGCTATCGTTTCCGGCTGACTGGCCAGTCCAATCTGCATCTCCATCGCCGCCGCCCGCCGACTCGCCACCACTGGTCGGGCTGGGCACGCCGCCGAGCAGCCGGGGCAGGCCGTACTGGACGAACAGGCTCCCGGCTGCGATGACACCGATGCCACCGATGAATCGGGCGAGCGCGCCCTTGAGTCGCGAGGCGCGCTGTTCGTCGCCGGAGATGACGAGCGGGCCAGACTGGGGCGCGTAGACGTTCATCTCGTT from Haloarchaeobius sp. HME9146 harbors:
- the hemA gene encoding glutamyl-tRNA reductase — translated: MNAGTGVITGVRVSHSTASVDDIAAASGESQRAVVATLRARDGVREAYCLQTCNRAEAYVVTDDPVTGRAVVTDYANDVPDDVVEYMGHEESLRHLLRVAAGLDSLVLGEDQILGQVRTAYEDSRAEDGIGQMLDDAVLKAIHVGERVRTETDINEGVVSLGSAAAELVATKRDLDGATALVVGAGEMATLAARALADRGVTDLVVANRTLPHAEHLAEQVDIDTEAVTLAALTTVVDRADVVVTATGSDDPVLTAADLDDGNDHVVVDLAQPRDVATEARDLDHVTVYDLDTLEDVTEETREQRREAAEAVEALIDEEFDLLLDQYKRKRADEVIAAMYESADRMKQREVETALSKLDLDEEEREVLESMADSLVGQLLSAPTKSLREAAAEDDWTTINTALQLFDPDFGADAPPIAKFAKMGEMPDEIPEGVAEELPSDAPVGALSDDD
- a CDS encoding bifunctional precorrin-2 dehydrogenase/sirohydrochlorin ferrochelatase, with the translated sequence MIPLLHDFEGETVLVVGGGRVGARKARRFAREARVVVVSPDFADADFGGAELVEATLDPEDVPDWLDRLDPMLVVAATDDGELNAAIEHEARARDVLVNRTDIHGSRERGSVVVPATVRDDPVVVSISTGGASPALSKYLRERLEDELAGAGAMAELTGYLRDELQSRGVDPAERRAIVRDVVRQDDVWTVLRTGNTKPRQIAREVLRDRALTEK
- a CDS encoding Lrp/AsnC family transcriptional regulator; the protein is MGRAVDYEMDSTDRAIVNAFQGGFPVVARPFDPAAAALRDRGIELTEGELVERVRRLDEEGVLTRFGPLINAQQIGGTATLVAMHAPEDRFDEVAEQVNAHREVAHNYEREHPHLNMWFVVSVADADRVDEVLAEIEEETGQRTYNLPKQQEFRVEAKFYVDAVIEGGSVDLTGLGPNEEPSGRNTLTPQERDLVLEIQDGFEVTATPYSDVAEAIDADLDWVLSTIRRFEREGKIRRIGVIPNHYALGYTENGMTVWNVPDDLVDEVGPEIAGLEFVTHCYERPRHDGVWPYNFFAMTHGRSEEESQQRIEQVREKMSEFWDVGEDDWDSLFSTRILKKTGIRMAERAEANTESE
- a CDS encoding DUF5778 family protein, which encodes MADTIDDDLKRRTKALLEPGDIQLNGAIVHTEYAGQEDVQMMQATLDVGDIIAEHAGHDPKDVYVNSGNDDPDFSSNQHQGLTLDGEEFVWECQQLLRNGSFDVVIYYEATADHEAILADIEELGYDVTGVLGS
- the uppS gene encoding polyprenyl diphosphate synthase, whose amino-acid sequence is MRSWLKRQWRAGYERLLRREISGTPTHVAVIQDGNRRYAREQGGDAPDGHREGAQTTEQVLQWCQDLDIEELTLYAFSTENFERPQEELDPLFDLLARKLREFADNEKVHENEVRIRAIGDVSMLPERVRSAVRYADERTRDYDRFVLNIALAYGGRNELLSAARTVGESVEAGDLDPADIDVGTIEDRLYGRSVRDVDLIIRTGGDERTSNFLPWHANGNEAAVFFCAPYWPEFSKVDFLRAIRTYENREQSWRQTRARRALALLRAFGTAELEEARTVVDRFRDSLSGEERDEANRVAEEPQPAD
- a CDS encoding undecaprenyl diphosphate synthase family protein, which translates into the protein MGLYDSYLAMRVRMDDTPLPEHVALVITERDLLEQGAYETLSRFFRWAFEFGAERITVYVSVLDAAAAPTLARQFDQIDAPAEVAVRGPEDGERADAPIQVGIGLGGKHEFTNAVRNVASEVAEGDLDPADIDESDIEERLVFPAEPDLVIKTGAERLSDFMIWQSVYSELYFTDVNWRDFRRRDFLRALLEYQDRNRRFGR
- a CDS encoding DUF92 domain-containing protein gives rise to the protein MTTAVRRAGAFAAVGTLVLVLPAYGVAAAAPLALAALVGAAFVTDGPLFELFARPGDREENRLYGLLGFVLSLTGLGLLTTASILTTGDVPELPLYVYVGTVLLLVYGNLCSELVKRYRRGPFAASTGFMAGGFVASVAGQAITIWLTTGTIPTDVLPKLAFLAASGAFLGALLRALLFERDDSLVLFSVGLLLWLLSELAPQVHYQDVAAAILVTLALGYVSYALQTASVEGMLTGILLSVLTIVLGGLGWFSLLITFFGVGALATKFRYDIKKDRGVAEENDGARGTGNVLGNAAVALASVLGFAAATVELLPVDATYFLFAFAGSLSTALSDTLSSEVGAIFDDPRLVTTWQRVEPGTDGAVTWQGELAGIAGALAMGIIAIAVFPGVDPSMTVTPTGGGIVLLAGVAGMTVDSLLGATIEGAVVGNQGVNFLATLSGAIVAVAAFVLVL
- a CDS encoding N-acetyltransferase — protein: MTDVIRAAEPRDLPSIRALQTCLHEPASDLFSDMPPGVTLVSEADGLVVGYIHAFTGEPAFATELAVAPSHRREGRGRRLFQALFVHLQRAGCQAVTLTVQPENEGARDLYEELGFVVETRLPGYFEDGGDALRLRRPL
- a CDS encoding alpha/beta hydrolase, which encodes MAPDVSLTRDVTFRETDAGSLPLDVYEPADGTDRPAILFLYGGEWRGGQKGRFARWAVSFADRGYVCIEPTYRLADETTLQGMVTDVKTAIAWVRANASDWGVDPDRIAVAGHSAGAHLAVLAATTPDRDETAPDGVEASPEVAAALGFSGVYDLRGGTEASEGGGDDGLDIIGGKGSARERRAAAVSPVVHVGPETPPTFLAHARDDGIVPVAASEQLVGVLQKEGGQVTTFFPETGGHEFLFSTWSVAETMDRTADFLETSL
- the dnaG gene encoding DNA primase DnaG translates to MDDTSKYLIHANITADGVVERSDVVGAIFGQTEGLLGDELDLRDLQQSSKVGRIDVEIQSEAGRSFGEVTIATSIDKVATATLAAALETITRVGPCAARLEVTDIEDVRAAKRREVVERAKELLATSFDDSIMSSEEILREVRQHVRVEDITEYDGLPAGPRVEDSDAIVVVEGRADVLQLLKYGIKNAIAVEGTNVPEAVADLTQEKTVTAFLDGDRGGDLILKELSQVAEVDYVAFAPEGKSVEDMLHHEVFEALREKVPFEVVAEKSDPHVAIAATDGSTVPAPEQESSDTATPESPDEPASAGDGAATAEAAAAEATAVTTGGEAANEAATATTAAEAENATSAGSAETEAAQSATAESAETDAEPADDPAGVETLRGHVAAVLGDASGEVRLLDDEWDVLAADDAEEAFELVRDADEVPHAVVLDGELSQRVLDVAAQRGVDHVVAREFGEFVKRPTTVRIRTGDQLLGEQ
- a CDS encoding helix-turn-helix domain-containing protein yields the protein MSRLLPFRSDDAPTPGEQAPRVVELEGDDADKVFGALSSDTARQIYTCLHEEPRTPSDIADEIDSSIQNVRYHLEKLEDAGLIDVVDVWYSSRGNEMNVYAPQSGPLVISGDEQRASRLKGALARFIGGIGVIAAGSLFVQYGLPRLLGGVPSPTSGGESAGGGDGDADWTGQSAGNDSATATEAGGDGGGAVSVQDATETSTEAAQATSTEAAQATSTATPQATGTEEPIATETQTQVATEAATAQPTAESMQTATDGGVETTQTATEAAAAGADAALSSIPPGALFFAGGLLVLTLVVAVWYVRDGKL